In Macadamia integrifolia cultivar HAES 741 unplaced genomic scaffold, SCU_Mint_v3 scaffold807, whole genome shotgun sequence, a single window of DNA contains:
- the LOC122070012 gene encoding gibberellin 2-beta-dioxygenase-like, which translates to MVVCSKPALDTFSFINDCKPTTFVSGIPVIDLSRPDAKTLVVKACEEFGFFKVINHRVPIEFMNKLESEALKFFSLPLLQKEEAGPANPFGYGHKKIGPNGDIGWIEYILLKSNPEFIIEKSLSIFGENPEMFCSAVNDYISSVRMMAFEILELLAEGLGVEQRNVFSKLLMEEESDCLFRINHYPPSSEVQAWSRPNIIGFGEHTDPQIISVLRSNNTSGLQICLRDGTWVSVPSDQSSFFINVGDSLQVMTNGRFKSVKHRVLANGMESRLSMIYFAGPTLEEKIVPLPSLMKEGEESLYKEFTWCEYKKSVYTARLADDRLVQFEKLSNC; encoded by the exons ATGGTAGTCTGTTCTAAGCCTGCATTAGACACTTTCTCTTTCATAAATGACTGCAAACCCACCACCTTTGTCTCTGGAATTCCTGTTATAGACCTTTCCAGACCAGATGCCAAAACCCTTGTTGTAAAAGCCTGTGAAGAATTTGGGTTCTTCAAGGTGATCAACCATAGAGTCCCAATAGAGTTCATGAACAAATTGGAATCTGAAGCTTTGAAGTTCTTCTCCTTGCCACTGCTACAGAAAGAGGAAGCTGGCCCTGCAAATCCGTTTGGGTATGGACACAAAAAAATTGGGCCAAACGGAGATATTGGGTGGATTGAATATATCCTCCTGAAGAGTAATCCTGAATTCATCATTGAGAAGTCTCTTTCCATTTTTGGTGAAAACCCAGAAATGTTTTG CTCTGCTGTTAATGATTATATTTCATCTGTGAGGATGATGGCCTTTGAAATTCTTGAATTGCTGGCTGAAGGGCTTGGGGTTGAACAGAGAAATGTGTTCAGTAAGCTTCTAATGGAGGAAGAAAGTGATTGTCTGTTCAGGATCAACCACTATCCACCAAGTTCAGAAGTTCAAGCTTGGAGTCGTCCCAATATAATTGGATTTGGAGAGCATACAGACCCACAGATAATCTCAGTTCTACGCTCCAACAACACTTCAGGCTTACAAATCTGTCTGAGAGATGGGACTTGGGTCTCTGTTCCATCTGACCAAAGCTCCTTCTTCATCAATGTTGGTGATTCCCTGCAG GTTATGACCAATGGGAGATTTAAGAGTGTGAAGCATAGGGTTTTGGCAAATGGAATGGAGTCTAGGCTTTCAATGATCTACTTTGCAGGGCCAACCTTGGAAGAGAAAATAGTACCTTTACCATCCCTgatgaaagaaggagaagagagctTGTACAAAGAGTTCACATGGTGTGAATATAAAAAATCAGTTTACACGGCAAGGTTGGCTGATGATAGGCTTGTGCAATTTGAAAAACTGAGCAACTGTTGA